The Rosa chinensis cultivar Old Blush chromosome 7, RchiOBHm-V2, whole genome shotgun sequence DNA segment ctttcttcttcatgattttgtgtttgtttttcggtttctgaaaatttttcggCTTTTCCGGGTTTAATGTAATCTCGAACTTTCCTTCCGTTTCTTGagaatttttttcaaaaaagacTCAGATCTCTTcctcaattactttcctttacAGCAAGTAATAATTTTGAAGATTGTTAACTATTTTACCcaacatatatattttaaaattacTTCCCAAAATCTCGTGTTCAAAATTTGTGACTTTTCTCGACGCGACGGTGGTGGTGTTTATCTGACTTGACCATTCGGTTGGTTTTACATTGCAGGGTCGTGATTGACAATGCCGTCTGCTCCACTGCGACTTTAGTCAAGGTTTGCTTCTACGAAGCCCAATTTAGAAATTCAATTCCCCCAAAATATAAGATTTGATTTTTTCAAAGAAATTGACTGATCGAGCCTCTGTTTTCGTTGTCCAGGTCGACAGTGCTAGAAGGCACGGAATTCTTCTAGAGGCTGTTCAGGTCCTCACAGACCTAAATCTCACCATTAAAAAAGCTTATATTTCTTCTGACGGACAATGGTTCATGGATGGTAAGAAATTTCAaatctttaatttaattttaattaattttctttaaagggTGTTGTTTCTTGAATGTTCTTTCTCAATTGGGTTATGTTTTTGGTACAGTTTTCCATGTTACTGACCAAAATGGGAACAAATTAACGGACGAGAGCGTTATCAATTACATTGAGCAGGTAATCTAATCATTTATTGCgccattaatctcaatttttACTTCccaaatttatgattaattgattagATCGGTCTAGAATTGAAACTGTAACTAGTTTATTTATTTGTATTTGACAGTCACTCGGAACGATTCACTTCGGGACCTCCAACTGTTCTAACGGCCTAACAGCCCTGGAGTTAACCGGAACGGACCGAGTTGGTCTTCTTTCCGAGGTCTTTGCAGTGCTGGCTGAGATGCAATGCAATGTGGTTGAGTCCAAGGTATGGACACACAACGGCCGAATTGCTTCACTGATTTATGTCAAGGACTGTGGTTCAGGTTGCCCAATTGAGGACTCCCAGAAAATTGATACAATTGAAGCGCGGTTGAGGACTGTGCTCAAGGGAGACAATGACATTCGGAGTGCGAAAACCTCAGTTTCCATGGCTGTCACGCACACCGAAAGAAGACTCCATCAGATGATGTTTGCAGATCGCGATTATGAAAGGAAGCCCATCCTACAGCATTGCACTGATTCTCCGATTGTAACGGTGCAGAATTGGGCCGAAAGGAGCTATTCTGTAGTGAATATTCAGTGCAAGGATCGGGCAAAGCTTTTGTTCGATGTTGTTTGCACAATGACAGATATGGACTATGTGGTTTTCCATGCCACGATTAAAACAGCGGGAAATAGTGCACACATGGTATATATTCATTTCCTTGTAGTTGGTTTATGCTGCGCTCTGTTTTTAATATATTAAAGTGTCAGTATTAAGTCAATTAACTAACCTGGGTCTggttgatttatgttttcaggAATTTTACATTAGGCATACTGATGGAACCCCAATTAGTTCTGAACCCGAACGACATCGTGTAATTCAATGCTTACAAGCTGCCATTGAAAGAAGAGCATCTGAG contains these protein-coding regions:
- the LOC112179760 gene encoding ACT domain-containing protein ACR8; translated protein: MEWTACLDEYEKLVFRMNTPRVVIDNAVCSTATLVKVDSARRHGILLEAVQVLTDLNLTIKKAYISSDGQWFMDVFHVTDQNGNKLTDESVINYIEQSLGTIHFGTSNCSNGLTALELTGTDRVGLLSEVFAVLAEMQCNVVESKVWTHNGRIASLIYVKDCGSGCPIEDSQKIDTIEARLRTVLKGDNDIRSAKTSVSMAVTHTERRLHQMMFADRDYERKPILQHCTDSPIVTVQNWAERSYSVVNIQCKDRAKLLFDVVCTMTDMDYVVFHATIKTAGNSAHMEFYIRHTDGTPISSEPERHRVIQCLQAAIERRASEGVRLELCTKDREGLLANVTRTFREAGLNVTRAEISTSTDKALNVFYVTDAIGNPADPETIDAVRQKVGLSDLKVKELPSVCHSEGDREEQALGVGGAVLLSLGSLVRRNLYNLGLIRSFS